The genomic DNA GGTGCTTTCCCTTTGAGCATGATTGACTATTTTCGAAAAGCAAAACAACCATTCAGTGCGTCTGTGGCTGCTCAAGCTGCCGCTTGTGCAGCACTGCAAAATGCTTCCTATCTGGAGGTACTTAGTACCAGCTAGCTggaaattaaaaattctttGTCGAAGCGAATATTGAACTAGAAATTACAGGCATTATTAATTTGCAGGTTGAggaagaaatttaaaaaaacatgaACAAGATGTCGTGTTCTAAATTTCTAATGCTCGTTTGCAATATATTTGTGATGATATCAGAAGGTGAAGAATGCGTTGATTAAAGAGAGGAGGAGGATGTATGAGCTTCTGAAGGGCGTTCCCTTTCTCAAGCCCTTTCCTAGCTATGCCAATTTCCTTCTTTGTGAAGTCGCCCCCGGGAAGGGTGCTAAACAGCTCAAGGTACGTATATTGATTTCTTCTCCAACCTGAGGCCAGGGTCTGATCTCGTGCACTGTTTGTTTTCACtgtgaagtaaaaaaaaaatttaatctgtGGGCAGGATGAGCTCGCAAGGATGGGAATAGTCATTCGATACTATGGGGATTTGAACACATTTGTTCGCATCACTGTGGGGAAGCCGGAACATACAGATGCCCTGATGGAGTGTCTCCGACGCCTGGCTAACTGATTCCAGGTTGATGGCTTGGCTGCGTCAAGGGCTCCATTGTGGCTGCAAATAACTATTGAGTTGTGGGTTCAATTAATCCCTGTTATTACTCTTATCATTGCCCAGCAATAAAACCTTCATTTGTTTCCTTCTCTCCAAGATTGGAGATTTGTCTCCCTTGTAATGCTTTtaatctttcctttttttttatttaaagttcagttgaataattatttttttataatttaaattaatttaaaaaataatattaagaagaTGGTGATGTatgacatttttattaaaaaaaaatagtagatAAAGGAAATAATGACATATAACTTTCTTAGTCTTTTTCgataagaaaatattacataattgatgaaattgtcaattttttaatattattttaaattaaaatattaatatatttattaaataaaaactaaaacagaGAGAGATAacataaaaagatattttaaatttttttaaaaaattaacaattcatTTTTCTCACGACTTGAAAAGAGTGGACGGTGTAATttacctaattaattaaatttgtatgTTCACATATTTCACCGGGTCGGATCAACCCGAGAGCTTGGCGAAAAGACCAAATCACCCTTGTTCTTCCCCGAATATGATTCCAATCCACCCTCAAATCGCAAGCCCAAGTGAAGTCACAGAGAAACACAACCAGAATGGCTCCAAAGAACACCAACGGAGCTTCCTGCTCCATCTccactctctttctccttccctCGCTTCTCTGTTTATtcccactctctctcttcttcctctccatcaCAACCCACCAATCCAACTCTCTATTCTCCTATTCCACGCTCTCCTCAACTGCCCATCCATTTCCACCCAATTCCCTCAAAGTCTACGTAGCAGACCTACCCCGATCTCTCAACTACGGCCTCTTAGAAGAATACTGGTCTCTGCAAAACGATTCGAGGCTGGGAAGCGAACCCGACAACGAAATTCGATCGACCAATTCGTGGAAAAGGCCGTTCCCTCCGTACCCGGAGAGTCCGTTGATCAAGCAGTACAGCGCAGAGTACTGGATCACGGGCGATCTGATGACGCCCGAGGCGATGAGGTCCGGGTCGTTTGCCCGACGGGTTTTCGACGCCGGTGAGGCCGACGTCGTGTTCGTCCCGTTCTTCGCGACGCTGAGCGCTGAATTGCAGCTGGGCGTCGGCAAGGGGGCGTTCAGGAAGAAGGTAGGGAATGCGGACTATGAGAGGCAGAGGCAGGTCGTGGATTTTGTCAAGGGTTCTGAGCCCTGGAAGCGGTCCGGCGGCCGTGATCATGTGTTTGTTCTTACTGGTGAGTCGGATTTGCTTTGAAATGTGATGATTGCTTGCTGTTTTTATGTTGGTGGTTTTAATCTCTGTTTTCTGTTTACAAGAGAAGCAAGTGGCAACCCAGTAAAACTCTTACCGCTTTCGTTCAATTAAATTAGGCGAGTTGAAACCAACAGAGTGGTTTCCATAGCTTGCATTATTATCGTTGAATGCTTTATTATTgtgattttaaaacaaaaaactaccGAAGacgataattatattttttagaggGACAAAGTTTGGAATTCTAATTTCCAACTTTTCATGCTAAGCTGTTTCTTCTCACCCTATTGCTCTCCTAGGTTTGTTAATGTTTGCAATTGGCGTGTCATCACTCTATATAGTGATCTATGGTATGGTTTATCTTCTACGTGTGGTACAGAAAAGCTAGTTGCTTCTAATGTCTTCTTAATTATTGATCAATCTTTCCAAATTTTGCTGCCCCTCAGTTTCCGGGTCATTACGTATAACCTGAATAACAGGTAACTGAGCCCCAATGTTTTGGGGTcttcttaattataaatatgAAGAGTTGAGCATTTTGATAATCAAGAAATCCATTGGATTGTGTGGGCGAAGTGCTGTTTAGAAATGGGTAAATTAGCTGATGATGGTCCGCCCCTAGTGAAACAATAGTGTAGTGAAGTGAAGAGTCAGGTTTTTGGCCTTAGCTGGGAGGGCTCTGTCCTTTGTGCCTCAACTAGGAATGGGAGAAACACTTCCCCTGAAGTTGCTGAGCGGCTCTTTTCTTGAACGTCTTTCTTGCATAGGATTCTGAGCTTCTAATAGTATAGCTGTAATCTAACTGAGCTGGTCACTAGCAGCTACTTCTTTGGACCTCATTTTTCACAAATTCAACCCTAGCTCAAGCTTGACTCAGTTCTTTCTTGAGCTGAGTACAGATGATATGTAAGAATAGTGAAATTCAGCTCCTCtgttttcagaagtttcaaTGAATTCAACTATCATTATTCATCATTAACAACAACTTATCCTATCAAGTTAGGGTCAATGGCACACTATTCATAATGTCAGTTGACTTCTAaagttattttgataatataaatCCTTGGAgaagaacaatgtggcaaaattgtATGTTGGATTTTCTGATGCAACCCTCTAGCGAGGGAATGATGAGGTGAAAGAAGGTTATGAATTGGTGTTGGGTTATGTGTGAATAAGTTAAGTTGAATGGGCAAAGATTATTATCCAATTCCAATGTCAAAAGTACAAATGATATCGAGTAGGGGCAATCTGTTGGCAAATTGAACTGAAAATCAACTCCTCTTTTCATGTCAGTAAAACCATTTTGACCAAGAAACAACCTATCAATTACTACAGAATTAATCACAAAACCACCTATCAATTGCCACAGTATGAGTTCAAACAAGCTGAGGTTGAACAGGCTGATTCCTGCCATAGATCGGTTCTTTTCTCTCCAATCTGGAAAACTACTTCCTCAGCTTAGAAGCCAGCTTTTTATTGTTCAGAAAATCATGAATTGAGAAGTGGTTTTATGACCTAGAAGTACCCATGTAGAGTCTTTAGTGTCTTTCTAATGGAATGGTGCAGTTTTAGTTTGGTGCCCTTTATTTGTACTGGAAAGGCAAAAACGCTGTTGCTGTTATAAGGCTTCAGACTCCTTTTATTCTGGTTCTCACCTTAAGGTCCTGCTGCAGTTAAGGTCCTTGATGACTATGTAAGTGAATGCTTGAATAAGAAATTTGTAGCACTGTTAACTACAAAAAGAAAGGTGTTTTAAACAGCTACTGGAAATTGTTAAAAATGAAGAACTTTGGCTGAGGCCTTCCTGAGTTGAATGTGGTAAATGTTATGAAATTCAAGTGATTCCCTTGAAACGCTACTTGAATTCTTAAGTGGGACATTTGACAGAGCTTTTTTGTTCTGTTtctgttttgtgtgtgtgtgtttttattttcattaaaataataaaaaacttaaCATGTTTGATAATTTGGGTTTGCTTTCAGttttgttttaacttttttatcttCCCACTTTTCCTGCCAACAACCTTAGTTGATGGAGTGACCATTGGAATCCCTGCAAATAAGGTAACCTGACTGTAGAGAACATAAGggagaggaagaaaataaagacagtAGTGGAAAATGTGAAACCCTTTTGTGTGTTctgatttttttcaaaagtttccaaatcttttaaaacaaaaacaagcaaTGGAAtgccattttttgttttcatttcaaaaaaatgaaaacaaaaacaaaaaactgaaaaagaaaagggtatgAAACACACCCTAAAATTTCTAGTTCCACTCCAGCCCGTCCACAGGGCCACAACCCCCCAAaccgcgccccccccccccccccccccccaaaaaaaaaaaaaagaaggaaaataaaagagTACTGGACATCTatctaaaaaatacaaaataaaaaggaTTTGATGCCTTCACATTTTGGGCATCCATCCATAACGTGCAACTATATTTTGGCTTTCTTGTGGACATAAAATGTATTTCATGTGTTGCTCTTGTTTCTTCCTCTTGACATTGGAAATGACTACAGCATCACACTGTTCTGCTTTCAAATTGAgatcaatatttttatgaaaccATAGGCTTGACAATCTTGCCCAagcaaatgaaaaaaaaaagaggtaatAACACTATTTTCTTAGGCATTCCTTGCATGTGCAATCAATTTATGTGGATCAATATATGTGGAAAAGTTCTTTAGTTATCTGCTGCCAGAcatgaaaaaagagaaaaaaacaaacaaaaaacaaaagcacGTCATATTTGCTTATCATTTAGTCTCTGCATTGTCAGGTTTTGTTAAAACTTGAAGCATTCTTTGGCAGACCCTGTTGCTATGTGGCATGTCAGAGCTGAGATTGCCCCAGCAGTTCTTCTGGTGGTTGATTTTGGTGGGTGGTATAGGCTTGACTCAAAAGCATCCAGCGGTAACTCTTCAGATATGATACAGCACACCCAGGTTTCACTGCTGAAAGATGTGATAGTGCCATACACACATCTATTGCCTAGGTTGCAAACATCTGAAAACCAGAAACGTCCAACCCTTCTTTACTTCAAAGGGGCTAAGCATCGACATCGGGTCAGTACTCAATTTCTGCCTGTTAGTTAATTAAAGGCTTGTTTGATGAGTCATCTCTGGAAATGTTTCTATGATGATGGACTGAAGACATATAGTAGCATCATATTCTTTTCAGTCCATCATTTATAAATGTTTCTAGTTTTAGATGTGAAAAGGAAGTTGTAAGCTGTGCTTCTCCCCAAACTTACTTTGAATGAGAATTTAGTGCAGCCTTTTTCAGAGATGAAGATAATGTTGTTCTCACTTCTTTTATCTAGCAGTTTGTTAACAGCATTCAATATTCTAAATGCAGGGAGGGTTGGTCCGAGAGAAATTGTGGGACTTGTTGCTTAATGAACCCAGAGTCATTATGGAAGAAGGCTTCCCTAATGCCACTGGGAAGGAGCAGTCCATAAGAGGGATGAGAACATCAGAATTCTGCTTGCATCCTGCTGGGGACACCCCCACTTCTTGCCGACTTTTTGATGCCATCCAGAGCCTCTGCATACCTGTCATCGTTAGTGACGACATTGAGCTCCCATTTGAAGGAATGGTGGATTATTCAgaattttctgttttcattgcAGTAAGTGATGCTTTACGTCCAAACTGGCTAGTGCATCATCTAGGAAGCTACTCTGACAAGCAGAAGGATTTATTTCGGCAAAAGATGGCTCAAGTTCAGCCCATCTTTGAGTATGATAACGGCCATCCAGGTGGTCTTGGGCCTATCGCACCTGATGGTGCTGTGAACTACATATGGAGAAAGGTCCACCAAAAATTGCCCATGATTAAGGAAGTTATCATCCGGGAAAAGAGGAAACCGCAAGGTGCATCCATTCCACTTCGGTGCCATTGCACCTGATTTTAAAGAAATGCATCGgtttctcttcattttctttttgtaagttccattttttctttttttctctttttgcctGGGTAGttccaattttttgaattgctagcttctcttctttcttttcctattaTCTCTGCTTCTCTTGGGAAATCTTTCTGTGATGATGGTGATCCTGGAATTGTTACATACTAAAAGTGATGATTTAGTTGGAAATATTTGATCCACTGTTATGTTGATCTATTGTGCAGGTACTTTGTAGCTATGTACTGCATTTTGCTACCTACGGTATAGGACAGATAACATAGTAATGGTACTCTAAAGGAACTTGGAGATGTTAATCAGTTCATTGCTTGAACCTTCAGGAAGGACTATAAATGTATGATCCATGGGACAGAAATAACAAATAGACCtctttatcatttatataaaagtctctatcataaaatattcatttcctgCTGTATAAGCCGTCCCTCTGCAGCAAGAACGGGTACCCAATTCCTCTTCTCCTTGAAGGGAAAATCACAAACAGAACACTCACTACAAATCCAACCACCAGAGGAGCAGTGTTGCTAACCTTTCTGGGCAATGCTGGGTAGTAGCATGACACAGCATCAGGGTGCAAAGCTGCAAAAGTGAGAAAAGCAATCAGAGAAAGTGATCCATGGAAGAGATCTCCCCATCCCAACCTGTAATCTGATGGCCTCAGGGGTTTCTTCCTCCCTCCATTGAAAGTCCATATTCCTCCACGTGTGGCAACGCCATAGTACAACCTCCCGGTGGCAGTTCGAAAGCTATCAGTTATGGAGAGGAAGATGCAGGACCCTGCTGAAAGTGCCGAGAAGACAGCCATCAGCCACCGATTCAGGGCATCGCATTGGCCATCGTTGGTGAGGATAGGCGCGAAAATGGTGAAGGCGAGGATGGTGGCAGAGGGCAGAAGAACGTTAAGGCGAGCTGTGCCGCTTAGGATTGTGTTGAGGATGAATATGAACTGGGTTTCATCAGTTTCTTCCTCTGCTGGCAGGTAGACTTTGCCAACCTCTTCTATCTCAATTAGGTGTTGTTTGATTGAATCTTCCATTATTTGCCTGTCTGTGTGAGGAGGCTGTAACAGAGGTGTCAATGTGGAAAGGTTGCATTGCAATGGTTTTTGAACATGAGAGGAGGATTATTCTTTGTTGAAACAAAGGGGCATAGGAAACaatctttctcattcttttcttcattGATAGCTCATGGAGAAGGTGGGTTTCCTGTTCTTACAAGTAAGCATTTGTTTTGGGGAATGATTTATGCAGAATACTGGGGCTtcttatatttgaaaattttaacatttgttAAACATAGCGTCGCCTAATCGTTAAAATGGTGATAAGTATGTgtaaatatcattttccttgcTAAAAAAGTTATGCAAATGATCTGACAATCATCATAACATAATGTAGACACAATTGAATGCAACCTTTGAAATTCGAACATTAAGAGGAAATACATTTTTAGAAATGTTTTCCAACCCATGTCGAGTTTGCGGGCACGCAGGGGAATGATAGGCCCGCGCCCAGGTCATGTTATATAAGCAGaatatttaactaaattttGTATGAAAGCAATGTAAAGATGTTGCGTTtcttaaaagttttttttttttttatttctttaccAATTCTCAGTATTAAAGTGGCTATCGCAACGATGACGTTGTGTATTTGGACCCGGTAGAGTTTGAAGGCCCAAGTAATCAGTGGGCCGGCCCATCTTAATAAAAAAGTGAAGAATAGGGGGGAAAAAAGGTATAAATATACGCACGCCCAGTGGGACTCGAACCCACAATCGCCTGATTAGAAGTCAGACGCCTTATCCATTAGGCCATGGGCGCCTTTGTCCTGTGGCCCcatatcaaattatataaacaaCCAACTAAGTTATTTTATGTAGcagcagatttttttttttttctctatggAGAAATAATAAATCCGAGATTTTATAAAAGTTTGCTTCACAAAAACTACTTCCCTTTTGCcctttgttttaaaaataatagaaagtgataatttttgaaaattttatattgaaaatactATCAAAATAAGGTAATAGATAGGGACactatttctctttctcaataTACGATCATTAACGCACTTCTTTGAATGTGATCTCAATACTGAAGATTCAAACAAAAGGctacaatttttctttattttttccttttacaaagtatacaaaggtatattttttaattcaataagACTGATAAATTAACATTTCAATacccataaaaaaatattaatcagCACAATAAATCTAATCATCATTCATTATATATTCAACTCAATGTTAAGTCTGATCAATACACGTTTCATTATATCAATCGAATCTAATTTTGggttttttattaaaaaagagaacacataataatttattctatATGAATTTGATGGAAAAAATTGACATGAATTTGATCTAATTTAGGAGTAAGGCATTTGATCAAAAAATTGACATCAAACACATACTCTATACGAACTTGACGCGTGTGACTATTTAGAGAAAACATCACTCATAATTTGTTGAACAAAGGGGCTATTTTAGTGGTAGGGAAGTTAAGAGGGGCTCAATGGCAAGGCCGCCATAATTTTAGTGGACCCTAACATATTAATTTGGTGCGAATTCCGGCTGAAGATGGAAGCCCTCTTGGGTCATGTCAAGCTCTGCCAGCTTAACCCATTTATGAGGCTCACCTAGCAAACCCTACTTCTAACTCAACCTAGCTACCCTTTTCAAACATTCCCAAGCACTTCTTTGCTATGTACCCACTTCTATctatctttccttctttttctgtgttcttgagaaaagagaaaggTGGAATGAAAACAATTAGGATAGCAACTATTTTAATGTCATGAgaatcattttttattaaagaatatttaatttaaactataattattattaaaaaaaaaagtaaatttgtcATCTTAACTAcatcacaatatatatacaacatCGAGTCGTACATCCATAACTTTTGTATTATCGCTTGAGTTCCTTGttacaatcaaaataaaagtaGTATTAAAAAAGCCTAAGAATGTCATGAATTGATCCTCTAAGCAACACATAagtcatttatttatataactaATGACAAATTTCTTCCACTCATGTTGTGACAcgtttttgtttggtttttttccTTGCACATGATGATGTAATGCCCCCATATTTTGCTGACTGTCAATTCCACAAGGAAATTGCAATCATGTAAAGGAATCCTAAGGCTTCACTTTAGTACTCATTGGAAGCCTACAACCACTTTGTATTAATAGGTTACTATGATAAGAGCTACTATACTTTGCTCAAAATCTATTAGATGATTTTATAGGTTTGCCTCTTTTTAGGGTGGAGGTGGGACTAAAAGGGCATCTATAGTGAGAAGGAATCCTCAAAAGTGGGCCTTTCTCAATTGAATCAAAAAGCCAAGTGCCCACTGCCCACTAGCCCTCTGCACTTGTAAACCTCTCAGCATATAAATGTTAGTCAAAAAAGGGTAATGGGTGGTTATAGGGCATAGCCTCAAAACTTGCGTACATGAACCTCAAAAGAAAGTGATAGGACTTGTGCTTTATTCTCCTACCCTCTTTAAGATGTTGGGCAAAggcatataaatataattttttatacaatcGCACCTTTATAGTCATACATTAACAAggaaaaaattcattaaagtGCATCTTATTTATAACTTCCATCATTTCTTTAACAAATAATACTATTTTTCTTAACTTTTAGCTCTATTGTCCTCATCTTTGTCTATAAAGGCCACACAAGACTTAGTTGACccttttatgtttatatatgaaGGTTGATTTATCAAGAATTcgttaagaaaaatattttaaattattaattaatcattaaagataatttaaaattaatagttcattttataataatttttttattctaatattttattcgAGAGTTGTCagtatttatcaaattttgtcTTATCTAAGAGAAAGCTATTGTATCAAATGAAAAAAGcattgttgaaaaaaaagatgacttctcataaaataaaaattaaatttatgcaAGAGAATAAAGATTTCTCATTCTTTAATCGAAAAGGTACGTAACTATGAAAGAGAGATAAGCGGAACAAAATCAACTAAATggtaaaaatgaaggaaattaaCACTTCTTTCTTCCATATTTTAAACCTTAGTTTCATAGAACAATGTACTACTAGTGAAACATtggaataattgaaattttaatcAAAACATATGTATGGATTTGTATGAATTGCCCAAACGAGAATTCACTGTCTATTTCCTTATCTTAGCCAATATGGGGTTGTATGTGCATGGTTGACCCTTTTAGCTTCCCTAGCCATTACCCATCTCTTATATCTACATTGGAACAACACATATTTGATGTGCAGTGGGGTGGACTTGGAGCAAGTGGATTGACCATTATCAATGGAATATATATGTTGTAGATCCCTTGAGATGTAGAAAGCCCTAATTAGTCATCCCCTTGAAATCAAATTGACAAAAGAATTAACAACTTTCAATGTCACTTGCCTTTGACATGGTTGTAGATTCATGAATTGACAGTGCCAAattggaaagagagagagagggagagagagctgCTGCTCAAGCTCTTTGCCATGGCTCTTGTGGTGTTTTCTAGCCTTCTTCCACTGGGGTTCCTCCCTCTGAGCAAGATGGTCAATGATAACAATGATTAAAGGGATtgcctttatttatttatttttatttatttttaagttaggCACTGCAAAGATCTATGACTATGCTCTAGCTGTCTATATAAGTAACAACTTTCATGTTGCAGATAGTGGCAAGATATCTAATGCACTAGTGGAGACACATCTCTGCttgtccctctctctcttttctctttcatgGGCTTcatgctagctagctagggcTGCTAATTATGCAAAGTCTACCCCCACAGTGGAGTTGCATGTAAAAGGACTATACATGGCGGTATCTCATTCATGGTGAATAATTACATTGGTACAGTGTTACATATGTTTTATATGGATTCAACACATTGAATTATGTGTTTCAAAGGTATGCCCGGGATCCAGTAACATAAATCAACCAAAATTATGTTAAGGGATACTATATATGTCTATGGATGGTAGTACTTCATTCATTcagaatgaataataattacatatatataggaATAGTGTCACGTTCCACACTGATTGAAGACAAAGTGTTGGGTGTTTCAAAGGCCTACGGAACACATTGATTATCATAAATCCTAATCTAGATCTACCCATTTATATATcactttaaaaaagaaaacaaatatatatatgtgtatataaggGTCATCAAATGAAGAGTGAAAAAAGAAGTTTAATTCCCTGGTCCCCCAAACACCCAATTGAATTGGAAATTGATATGAAAGGCAACTTGCCAAgattagctaaaaaataaaaatcatcatAAATTAGTCAGTAGGCCTTTTTTGAAGTCGCTcattaattttatgcatttgtaTCATTTTCATTTGTCTGTGAGGCTCTGAACCCTCCAGTTGTAACCATCTATGAtcattaagaagaaaatgaaacatTCTTCTAAGTAACAATCTGTAGGGTTTTGCATTATCATCTCAACCAAAACATTCATATATAGTCACTGCTAGCTAGCTTGCTTGCTTTAATGTCTGTGAGGCTCCACACCTTACTATttagccattgcatttatttttcttaattattgcTAGGCATCAATGGTCTTAAAGTCAACTTAATTCAATGTATAGcttcaagtatatatatatatatatatatatttgtgtaaaaCTAATTATTCAAATGGAACtagtttcaaaaaaataaaaataaattaaataagtgTCATAGCAAATCATATTATTctcattcttatatatatatatatatatagaatatgcTAGTTATACATTTATCACTATCCTTTCTTGttgcataatatttttattaccacAAATTTATTCCCATAATTTGACTGATATGTTGCACTCAAATCTGTGTTGGGTACTATTCAAATAGTGCTAAGAAGAAATGGAATGACCCATTTGAATAacattctttcaaattgatagaaagattttttatcataaaataaatagaaagtcTTCACATTCCAAGAAATAGGTggcataattatatttttatcttcatatttttcttataattacatattatcacatatataaattcatTGTCATCCACCAGTACTGTCACAACCTACTGTTGTTCCTCCtcacttaaattaattttatttaaaaattaaataaaaaattattattcaattttttatttaatatttttggtttaaaaataaaaaataatttttaacaaccAAAAGCATATTTTTGCCCTTgaactcttttgttttttttcttataaaaccataaattttttgttattctaaaTGTGCTCTTGAACCATAcaaaatcactcatttaaacACTTGCCTAATAAATAATACACACACGCATTAATATGgtaatttttttgacattttctcaactctttctctctctctctctctggtgtCTTATCTCTCTCTAACATCTCCTCAACTCCCTCTTTATCTTCGATGTCAGCATCTCTtcagctctctctttctctccgaCTGTGTCTTCTTCGGtgtcttttttctctcttcgaCATCTCTTCATCTCCATTTCTCTTTTTGGGGGTGTTTCCTTAGCTCCTCA from Diospyros lotus cultivar Yz01 chromosome 4, ASM1463336v1, whole genome shotgun sequence includes the following:
- the LOC127800115 gene encoding probable arabinosyltransferase ARAD2, which produces MAPKNTNGASCSISTLFLLPSLLCLFPLSLFFLSITTHQSNSLFSYSTLSSTAHPFPPNSLKVYVADLPRSLNYGLLEEYWSLQNDSRLGSEPDNEIRSTNSWKRPFPPYPESPLIKQYSAEYWITGDLMTPEAMRSGSFARRVFDAGEADVVFVPFFATLSAELQLGVGKGAFRKKVGNADYERQRQVVDFVKGSEPWKRSGGRDHVFVLTDPVAMWHVRAEIAPAVLLVVDFGGWYRLDSKASSGNSSDMIQHTQVSLLKDVIVPYTHLLPRLQTSENQKRPTLLYFKGAKHRHRGGLVREKLWDLLLNEPRVIMEEGFPNATGKEQSIRGMRTSEFCLHPAGDTPTSCRLFDAIQSLCIPVIVSDDIELPFEGMVDYSEFSVFIAVSDALRPNWLVHHLGSYSDKQKDLFRQKMAQVQPIFEYDNGHPGGLGPIAPDGAVNYIWRKVHQKLPMIKEVIIREKRKPQGASIPLRCHCT
- the LOC127800116 gene encoding protein DMP2-like, translating into MEDSIKQHLIEIEEVGKVYLPAEEETDETQFIFILNTILSGTARLNVLLPSATILAFTIFAPILTNDGQCDALNRWLMAVFSALSAGSCIFLSITDSFRTATGRLYYGVATRGGIWTFNGGRKKPLRPSDYRLGWGDLFHGSLSLIAFLTFAALHPDAVSCYYPALPRKVSNTAPLVVGFVVSVLFVIFPSRRRGIGYPFLLQRDGLYSRK